TTTGGCAAATATACAGAACCACTGTCTGATAAGCAGGTCACAGACCACCAAAGCATTAGGACAATAATTGGTCAAAATCAAAGAATTTATGTTCAGAAACAAATCTTCACTCTGCACAGACtcaaaggaaaggaaaggttTGAGCaaacatgtgactgtgtgtcaTGAAGAGGCTATGATGCCATATAAGGCAGGTATCAAGGCTGGAAAGCCTGCACATGGTCCTGTGTAAAATATTCCAATGCTAAATAAAAGCATGCAGTTCACGCTTCAATTTATTGGGTAGCTGCCTGCAGGTGGGGCTAGTGGTTCTGATTTGATTACAGCTATGTATTTGAAGCTTGCACCTTTACTTATTTGTTTCATAGGTCTTTTGATGTATGGGTTACTGCCTGATTTATTGCTGtctgtattaatatttaacCTCTTTAAGCTCTACATGGATGACTCGTCATCATAGTTGAAAGGCTGTCATGCTTGTTAATCATTTTATGTATGTTGATGGTCACGTTTTGGGTTTCAGCCATTATTAAATGTAGACACAGCCTATGGAACTTCACATGAGATACTGTATAATGTTAGAGAGAGTGTTGTTATAAAGAAAAGATGACAGGGATCTTCAGTTGCCACATTTTTACTGATCAGGTCAAGTTATGAACTTGTCACAGCAGCTCTGACtaaggaaagtacaaaaacctttattttagTGAGGAGGTGTGGTCGACCCCGTTGCTAGGGATGACGCAgcatttcaaggactgtgattggttgatcaaaaactatctgtaaaggtcttaaaatgcgctctttgtgaaaatagaatATATGATAATAGAATGGACAGTGAAATCATATAATGTTTGCATTAAGAAATTGATTAATCATGAATACAGGCTACTTTATGCAAAGTTTCTGTAGGCTAAATATCTTCAagttaattcaaattaaaacagccaaatgttgaaaatgtgtctacCAATTTCCACGCAGTAGTTACTATATGTaagtgtttacatttgtttaccaTACTGATGTTATTACTTGTAATCCATTTGAGATTGATGGGAGCTAAATGGCTAACCTTTTAGCAATTTAAATGAATGCAGGACAGTCTGTTTAAGTTGCACTTCTGGATGGCATGTAGCCAACAATccaagagagatggaaggaagtaaaagaacaagaaaactaAACTGGACAGAAGAGACTGGGAAACCAGAAGATTTCTATGTCACTATATGTAGCTGTGAAAGCGTTTCAGTAGTTTGTGtgatcactctgctgatggaaggttGTGACAAACAAGTCAATActactgcactgttgcatttttccagttgccaaataCCTCAATGTTGTAATCTCTTTCATTTCTGGCGTTATGACATTACTACGTTGGTTGGAAGATGTGAGCGCATCTCTAAtaagtttgaccacaaacattATCGCACCGCGATCCAACCTGTAGCGTTTAATTAACTCATGATCATTTAGTGTTAGGAGAATATTTCTTTCTgccattttgtcctctgctaaAGAAATTCTTAAACCGGGCCGTATTGTGAATACGGGCCCAGATCACGACTGAACTGGGATCTACCCGCACCTAATCCTGTGATTCAGACAATGCTGTAATGTGTGCGTGGCAGTGGTGTCACAGAGGCGGAGTCAGATGCGCCTCCAGTGCGCACACTCCAACTATTAAACGTAACTGCATCCACACAGATGAATGCATACCTTTACCGCAGGGCACCTTACGTGGATTTAACCGAAAGGCAAAGTCTTGATAACTTCACGCCATCTACTACATCAACCGGTCCAGTTTAAAAGCTCGGTTTTACAGAGTAGGCCCTGAATGCATCTTGGTTTTCTGCGAGTGCTGCTGAGCTCCTAACAGGTGTTGGGGCACGCCGCCCGGAGAGTGAACATGTCTAATGGGAAAAACGCAAATGCTGCAGAAAAGTGAGTATGAACAACTGAAAGTTCACCGACACGCTCAAATTAGACTTTTTTCCTCGGAGCGTCGCGTCTTGGCCGAGTAACCGATTTGTCTTTGCTCTCTGAGTCAGCTGGTGAAAAACAAGTTACTCTGGAAATAAAGACATCCCCACCAGTAGCAGGACGTGCTAGTAAACCGCTTCTCTTCTCTTCAACTGGTTGTGTTGGAGTTTTGTCATAAAATAGTTCCAGATAAATTAAAGCGGAGGCTGCAGCACCAGGAAGGAGTCTTTTAAAGTCTTATAATCTTTTCACTAAGTGATGCGGAAAGTATTTTTTACGGACCGCAAAAAAAACTCCAGTTCCCATAAGCGCTGTGTTTTAAAGGTTAAGATTTGGTTATGGATTAGAGCTACACATTATTTGGTTTAAAGGTTAAGAGGTTATAATAACACTGACTGTTGCTGATATTATTTAGTGCATGTCGCTCTAACTGCTTCACATCAGCGCAGTGTTCAGTGGAAAGCGCACAGATCCTCCATGTTTATCAGTGTCCACTGTGCTGCTGACTCGTGTGTTATCCTGCACCTCCCAAAACCACGTAGATCAGTCAGCGTTTAGTCCTTTTACGTTCATCATGCGTATGTTTTTTAAGAAATGTTTGTATTGCGTGGCAGCTCCTCCCAGATGACCCTGAAAGAGTGCCTGGATGAGTGTATGGAGGCCCTGGATCTCTTCCTTAACAACCACTTCAATGAGAGCCTGGAGAGGCTGCGGCCAAGGTAACAGAACAATCCTGAGtcatgtttgtctctgtggtggttttaaGCCGCTCTCACTGTGTGGGGTTAGGCATGTAGTATACTGGgttctcctttttttttaaatttttttaaaaaatattttagcagaTTCATAGTGGTGTGTTGTTGGCATGATGTCAGCAGAATTTGGCTTGTGGTGATATTAAGAAATGTTTGGGGTGTGAGCTGTGAACTcttgtttcctgtcagctaAGACATAAGGGTGGCCCTGGTTCTGCAGGCCTCCAGGATATGAAGTGTTTGCTGAAGCTGACGCCCAAGGTCCAACTGATTCAACAGCTAAGACAATGGCAGCCCTGCAGAATAAACAATATGCACAAGACAGACTGGGGTGGTTGAAATAGAAAGAATAAAGAGAGCAAgacttgttttcttctcttttcccaACAGGATCATGTGTAGTAAATCCAGTAGCTACCCTTCTGTCATTACCTCTGTTTGTTTACAGCGTGATGTGCATGATGTTGATCCTGCAACTCTGTGGTTTCCTATGTAGGGTGAATGAGAGCATGTACCATGCTCTTATCTACGCCACAGTGCTGGAAATGCAGGCCATGATGACTTTTCAGCATGACGACATCAGCAATGCAGGAAATACCATGAAGAGTGCCCAGGAGGTCTGTCAGAGGTCAGGATTCCCCCAAGACTGTGCATTATACATTGTTTTCACCGGGTTTGGTCTGAAACAAATCATAATTTtaatcacacaaacataaaaaagtcTTGCTAACTTTTCCACAGTTGGTGAGTCAGAAGAGGCTAATTTACATGAGGGCATTTACCTGAAACCATGCTATCAATTGGACAGTGTTTGCATGACAGGAGCTGCTGTACAGTGGCTAAGATAGCAAAATTGGACACATGTATTTAGAAGGTGTCAAAAACCATGTGGTTATCACAGCAGGAATGGACACACATTCCTGGTACTGAAATGTTGTTTGACGTTTTAGGTTTCGACGGAAATCCCCAACTCTGGCTAACAAATCAGTAGGAGAATCACTCAATGAAGGTAAAAGGATTTGGTGCTAtcgagggggggggggaacaTGCTCAACACAATCTTAATATTTGGGTGCTATGTCCTCCATTTAAAAATCTCAATCAAAAAATAGGACACCACTCCAATACAAAACTACATTTTACTTCATTATTGTGTGCCTTATTCCTTTTAAAGGGAAAATCCAACCAaaaatgacttatttatttacattgtgtTTTCCATCATACAGTGTATAAGAAGCACACATGCCTGAGGATGTATTTCCAGTACATTTAAATTGgtgtgtgattttatttttaactccaCGGCAGGGGTCTCTAAATCCAGTCCTCGAGGGACACTGTACTAGTTGTTTTCCAACTGTGCCTGCCtgacccactgctgattacctggatcaggtgtgttcagccagttaGAAGCTGcaagagcagggatagttggaaaataagcaggacagtggccctcaaggactgaTCCTCACTACACCTGGAAGTTGTTCTGGTCTTTCATCTTGAAGGCCGACCCAGAGCACAGTTTTCAATCAGAAAGCAGATTTTGaataaatgcacagaaaacttGTTTACAGGACAAAGCTGACTGATCCACCAGAGCTGTCATCATCAGAAGTAAACACTGTTTCAGATGATGGTTTGGAGAATAGTATATCTAATTTCTCCAAACTCATATTTCCTTCTTTCCTGTATTAGTCGGCTGACGTTGGTAAATCTGCACTGAACACAAAATACAgcagaggctgatgggaatgccATTAGTTGTACAGGTATTTGGTCGAGAGCCAGACTACTGGACAAGATGAAACCCTACGGCATGTGCAGCTGGATTTTATGCTTTATTGCTTGTTGACCATTGCATGTTATTTATTACTTAGTActtgtgtgtatgggtgtgttttTGCAGAGCAGCTCCATGCTGAAGTGTGTTATGCAGAGTGCCTACTCCAGAGAGCTGCTCTCACCTTCTTACAGGTGCAGTGGACTGATACTCTTTAAAACACACCATTGCATATTAGTATTCAGACCACTTCACTTTTgcatgctttgtgtttttgatacAGTTTTACAtcgttttatttttaaatggataaaattgcCACCTTTATCTGTTGGTCTCCACTCAATAACCCATAATGCCAAGTTTTTTGCCAAAATGTATTAACAAAAAGTGAAATCTCTCATTTaacacagttaaatgtgtgtttagctgcatcctgtttgctttcatttcccTTGGTGTGTGTTTAGAACTTGATTGAAGTACACCTGTGGCCCACTGAACTAACCAGGCACATTTTAGAAAGACACCCACCTGTGTGTAGTCTAAGGTCCCACAGTTCACGCTGCATGtctggacaaaaacaaagacgtGATGTCCAGGGTGCTCTCTGTAGACCTGTGGACATAGATGAGGTTAGGGGTATCAAGCACTTCtaaagctctgtgtgtgtgatcctAATTAGTCATAGATTGTGAATGTCTAGCTGACGAGTGTTTCTTtgtcctacacacacacacacacacacacacacactcggtgAGTCCTCTTGTAGTTGCAAACAAAATAGTCCTTTGTTAATCTGACTTGTGTACTTCATGACAAAAGAACAACCCAAAAAGAATGTATCCAAATAAGTGTTAACAGTTCGATAACTTAGCAGCCCGGTCCACAAGTGCAACTGCTTTTAATCCAAAACACAGTCAGAAAGCTGTGTAGCTCTAATCCATGACTGCTGTGGAACTACTACCATCAAGCTAGTGTCGTAAAGTATTATGTGTTGCTAAACAGTGACAATGATTCTATAGGTGTAATAAACCTTGAATCATTACAAGTaagaaatatacaaataatttcAAATATGCCTGTAAACATCTTGTATAATCTTAACTCAACCATAATACAATAAGTAGTtcaaatttaaatacatttcatttttgtcatcTTGTATTGTGGTATTTCAATGAAATCTAATCCAAGCTTCTTAACtcagatatttttaattatctcttattttatttgtattgtagGATGAGAACATGGTGAGTTTTATCAAAGGGGGGATTAAAGTACGCAACAGTTACCTGATTTACAAGTAAGTATTGCATTAGTATTACTTGCATTGTATTTTATCTATGCAGTTCAGTATAGCTAAAGCtgattgtgtttattattgattcacctgctgattattttctgattatttaAATAGAATATTCACATAGGTTGTTTGTTGGAAAAGGTGCAAACATATGGCCATTATAATTTCACAGAGCCTAGTGTGAGGTTTTCAGATTGCATCATTTGTCCCCAGAAAAGCTGTGGATGTTCACAATTGAGAAGcttatataaatatttgatgTATACTATCCTCTGTGACTAACCCAGATGATGTCACAGTAATGTCACCATTGTTAGCTCAGGCTGGGAAACCCTCTGGAGCATGTAGTTTGAAGAAAATGGGCATTTATCAGGCTGGCATGGTGCAGTGAAAATGTTAGAGCTGCACTATGGGAAATGGAGGATCCAGTGTCTTTGGAGCTTAACCTACTGTATGCCAGAGATATAATTCAACCTACTGTATGCCAGAGATATAATTCAAAATATCTTTGCTTCTGGTGCTCTGATGTTGATCAATCTTTGTTTGCTTAGCAACATCTGCTTATGCTCTTGAGTATTAGGTTGTTATGCTGAACTGTGTCTTGTATCTTCCAGAGACCTACATGCCTTCATAAAATCTCATAGCTGTATCAAAGGACCCAGCCATGTTCACTTAGAGGGAGGAATATCATTTGGAATGGGGGCATTTAATCTGGTATGTCTCAAAAATATCTTCAAAAGCTACACACTGATTAATTACTGTTAATTATGTCTTCTTTATTTACAGACACTATCTTTATTTCCTCCACGAATACTCAAAGTTTTGGAGTTTGCAGGCTTCTCAGGAGAcaaggtgtgtttgtttacattccGTTTATTATGTCTTTACTTATTAACtaacacagcaacacagtcaTGATATATGATGATACGTCATGTATATGATACATGTATATAGCACACTCATGCATGTTTGCTACATGTGTGGTCCTGTTTTAGGAATATGGTCTGTCTCTGTTGCATGACGGTGCCACAGGGTTGAATCTGCGCTCCATGTTGTGTGCGCTGCTACTGCTCTGCTACTACACCTTTCTCACCTTCATCCTAGGTAGTGCTGTATATCACCCATGCATCTGCTTTCGTAGGATCAGTCAACTCTCCTATCAGATCATGTTATATCATAGCATACAACGTGATCTATATTATATAACATATCTGTTTCTTCCTTTCAGGGACTGGTGAAGGAGAGGTGGTTGATGCTGAAAATCTGCTGAAACCATTCCGGCTTCGCTACCCACGGGTGAGTACCAGTCCATTTACAGAACAAATAACTCTGTAGGAAAAACTGGGAACTTTCTGTACTATAATGAAGGTGTGCCTTACATGTGCCATTCTCGTGTGAATGTGGCCCCACACACTGAGTTGCTAAGAGCAGTTATACATTATTtgtaacaaatatatttttctgagGAACCAGTCATCAAAATATAACATTACTTTAGCTTTGCATGTAAGTGGTGGTTATGGCTTGGcagttttaataaatacaatgtACAACAGCTAACAGCTTTAAAAAGGGTAGTATTTCACATCGAAATCAGCTCATGTCAGTGGAATTGCAGTTGATTTGCTCATGGGTGTGAAATAAATCCCTGTGAATTTATTATATTAAGCTCAACTTGAGTAGACTGACAAACTAATTTGGGCTGTTGACCAATGGCGTCTTGACAgtgctgaattttttttttttttttttttacatattatttGAACTCtttttttagtagttttgaCATGGTTTTTGTATTGTTCTCTTGATTGAGACCATGGAATGTGGTAACAATGCACAAAGTGAGATGGGTTAACTTTTAGATTAAACTTTGGCTTACTAGGAAATGGTGTATCAAAGTGTTTTCGATCATTTGGATAAATGGTTGGTGTGTGAACAAACTGCGTGATCACATCACGTCACCACATGTTGCtttgtcatatttgtttttgcattcTCAATATGTTCCCACATCTCTGTAATTAGTAAGCAAGGATTATTTTTTAGAAACGATGGGCAAAATACAAGGTCAGACAAATTGACAAACCTGAATGACCCTTTATTGCCCCTAAATTCAGCTTGTGCTTTGTAATTTTGCTCTTTTCGTTGATGTTTGTGGGGCTTAAAATGAGCatgttcctcctcctcatctcctgcCAGTTCCTCATTCAAACTTTTGTCTTCCTTCCGCTGTTTGCCATCGAAACTTCCTCACGGCACTGCTGCGTCAGTCTTTCTACTTATACACTttcctgctttttatttcatgtgaGTGCTTTCCCACAAATCCCTCCTGCCattcacattgtttttctttttattgtcacaCTCTCACACCCTGATTAACTTCACTCCACCTTTCACTTCCCTTCCATtacgtttttcttttcttttggcaTGCACTTGCACACCTTCATGCTATCACTCCTACCACTTCACCTGACTCACATTCTTCTCCACCTTATATCTACACGTCAGCCCATCCCAGAGAACAAACTCAAAACTCTGACACAATGTGTACTGAAATGTCTTAATCAAACACTACCAAGAGTAATTTCTATACAGTATGCCTGTTTGTAGACATGCTGTAAAAGTGTAATGCTGGAGGCAGAAATTTAACCTCAcaaactgttttctttcctctttagGGAGCAATATTCCTCTTTTTTGCAGGCAGGATTGAGGAAATCAAAGGGAACATTGATGAGGTG
This genomic window from Mastacembelus armatus chromosome 8, fMasArm1.2, whole genome shotgun sequence contains:
- the LOC113140424 gene encoding tetratricopeptide repeat protein 39A isoform X2, whose amino-acid sequence is MSNGKNANAAENSSQMTLKECLDECMEALDLFLNNHFNESLERLRPRVNESMYHALIYATVLEMQAMMTFQHDDISNAGNTMKSAQEVCQRFRRKSPTLANKSVGESLNEEQLHAEVCYAECLLQRAALTFLQDENMVSFIKGGIKVRNSYLIYKDLHAFIKSHSCIKGPSHVHLEGGISFGMGAFNLTLSLFPPRILKVLEFAGFSGDKEYGLSLLHDGATGLNLRSMLCALLLLCYYTFLTFILGTGEGEVVDAENLLKPFRLRYPRGAIFLFFAGRIEEIKGNIDEAVALFEDGCKAQQAWKQFHHMCYWELMWCFTYKRAWKMAYFYADLLSQESRWSKAMYVYMKAACLSMLPKDEARPFGEDEVELFRQVPTLKQKIAGKSPPTEKFAIRKARRYKSPSPVRLQVPVLEMMYMWNGFSMISKRPELTEGMMQTLVEAERTLLESPRNEYSLDDHCVIHLLKGLCFKNQGLLEAAEECFSKVYSSEKKIKFDHYLVPNSLVELSLLYIDQGRRDEAIKLLHKAKQNYKDYSMESRTQFRVHAALAKLKADPGEDEDTHL
- the LOC113140424 gene encoding tetratricopeptide repeat protein 39A isoform X1 gives rise to the protein MSNGKNANAAENSSQMTLKECLDECMEALDLFLNNHFNESLERLRPRVNESMYHALIYATVLEMQAMMTFQHDDISNAGNTMKSAQEVCQRFRRKSPTLANKSVGESLNEEQLHAEVCYAECLLQRAALTFLQDENMVSFIKGGIKVRNSYLIYKDLHAFIKSHSCIKGPSHVHLEGGISFGMGAFNLTLSLFPPRILKVLEFAGFSGDKEYGLSLLHDGATGLNLRSMLCALLLLCYYTFLTFILGRTGEGEVVDAENLLKPFRLRYPRGAIFLFFAGRIEEIKGNIDEAVALFEDGCKAQQAWKQFHHMCYWELMWCFTYKRAWKMAYFYADLLSQESRWSKAMYVYMKAACLSMLPKDEARPFGEDEVELFRQVPTLKQKIAGKSPPTEKFAIRKARRYKSPSPVRLQVPVLEMMYMWNGFSMISKRPELTEGMMQTLVEAERTLLESPRNEYSLDDHCVIHLLKGLCFKNQGLLEAAEECFSKVYSSEKKIKFDHYLVPNSLVELSLLYIDQGRRDEAIKLLHKAKQNYKDYSMESRTQFRVHAALAKLKADPGEDEDTHL